tctgtaactcaactattaataaatttataaattatgatCACCTAACTAATCTAAATTAAGTCACTCCATCATATATGAAAAACTTGAAAACCAAAATGCATGCATATTCAAACACATCCAACATTCGTCTCGAAATCCAACTAACATAGATTCTAGCAATTTGGAAGCTACTAATGTATATAACTAGAAATATGAAATGGAAACAACTTTTTTAAGTTTCATACTGAATGTAGAAAGTAAAAACCCACAACAACAAAATGATTGCAAGTTATATGAATTTTCTTTAAGAGCAGCAAAAGCAACCACTGGATAGCAGCTTGCCTACACAATCCGCTCCAACTCCCTAGCATAGCTAAGAGTTTGGTTAATCAGTTGTAGGGATGGGATCTCCTTACATGGTGCAGAATCTTTAGCCTTCTGGAAATACACGGATCCATTCTTCACCTCCCAGTCAGGATGCTCCTGCGACAAATGTAATACAGGTCCAAataagcttctttttttttcctgaaaGTCTTTTGATGAAAATGGGTATTATCGATGTTTACAAGAATGCTTACCTCTTTGATGTATTCCAAAAGTTCTTGATCAGATGAGAAAAGTAACATCTGTCGGGCATCGTTAATTGAAAGATAATCATATGCCTTCTCACTGCATCCAGCTATTTCATCTCTGAAAATGACACGTTTATGAATAAACAACAATACAACATAGAGCTGATTCTACGAAACTGATGTTGGAATGATCTTAGATTCAAAATGGTCACAAATACAACCATAATTTAAAAGACAGTCTACCATGCTTTAATATTGTTATCCCCAGAAAACTGTCACATGAAATACAATTGCTTACCTCACTGTTTTTGCCAAGAGATCCATGAAATAAACATAAGTTTCATGAGGAGCATTTTGTCTAGCACTCAGGACACGATTGTAAGCCCCTTCCATGAAGGATTGCTCCAGCTCCACAGCATGCTTGATGCAAGGATTCTCCAGGGCAGTGGCCGAAAGCAGTTCCAGTTCGGTATGGAACTCAGCAATTCTGTTCTGGACAAGAAGTCTCAAGAGATTAAGACCTAGAATCAGGTACTCTTGCTGGGATGGTGGAAGACGGCTACTGCTCCAtcaggaaaaaagaaaaataattaccaTCATTTCCTTAATCTGAATAATAGAGGCTTCTACATAAGAAATTTATTCGCACATAAGAGTACACACATTAAAAGGAGTGGAAGTTTCCTTAAGACAATTTGTTCATAGGCCAAGAGTTAAAACAAATCCAATACCATCACACTCATACAAGACACAAAatccattttaatttctttatgtaTTAAAAGTCTtacaacatatatatacacacacaaaaaaacacttttaacttgattttctaaTTAGAAGAATCGATATCCATATTTTACTAATGGTTAGGCAGAGCTTTATAGAATGCACCTCTTATATATTCATCTATCTTAACAGCTAGATAGAAAGGGGAGGAAATTATATCGAGAAGAAAAAAACTAGACCTGGAAAGAAAATTAGATATACTGCACAACAGCAACAGCAACAACAAAGGTAATAGACATAATTCCCAAACTACAGAGCAAAAAACCTTAAGCATAACCCTAAAAAGACAAGCAACTAACCCAGCATCCGTATAATAGGGCTTCAACTGGAAAAAGTCCCTCTCAAAGGCATCTTGATCCTCAATCTTAACACTGAGGACAACAGCATGttcgtaaatttcccctgaaattATCAGtgaaaaaataaaagcaataatTAAAGAACTGGTAATCGATAATCTTCAGACAAGCAGAGATTCAAATTCTTAATTCTATTCAAATGggttaaaaataaattcatatagAAGCTGCAACATGCTAAAATGTTTAACTGTTGCCCCCACTCTTCATTTTTTCTTGATATATCCCTGTCTAACACAAGTCCAAACATGGGTATGAGGATATAACCCTCCAATAACTCTCTGAATACATGAAAAAACTTGGCAGAAAATTCAACATACCCACATCAGAAAATTCAACATTAACATCCGAGTCCTAGTAACATAGATTTAACTACAACCATAGGCACACAAAAGAAACGAAGCTTAGTGATCCCAATAAATGAACCAACCTTCCATGTTCCTAATCATATTTGAGATATGTCCTCACTACGGAACAAAGCTACATCTAATAAGTTACAATATGTATAAGTGCTGAGGTTTTTTCATATAGAATCCTTCAAAATATGTGAAAGCTAGTGCTTGATGGACCaacatagaaataaaataaaaatgagaaagcAAAACAATGAACTGGGTCATAAGAATTACTTGCTAAGAGCACTTCGTTAACCGAATTAGGGGTGTTTTCAAATAGCGGAGGAAGGCTCCTAAACTTTGTCAGCAAAACCTGCAATaataaaaaacccaaaatcaCTTGAGCAACATTTCAAACGCATCAATTTCATCGATCCAATTTCCCGAACTCAAACACAGCAGCTAATTCAAATATCGCAAACAATAGAAACACAACAAAACCCCTAAAATCCCTAAACCCTGAACAAAATCAACCATCCAAATAAACTAACGATCTAAAAAACGGGATCAATCATCTCGAGACGAATAAGAGCCCTAGAATTTTAGCCCGAATAGAGAGAATGGATTAGGGTTTGAACAagttcaaaacaaataaaaaaaccttGAGTTGAGAAAGGAGATTGGCGCATGAATCAAAATCTTTTCTAATGAATGCAGCTTTGAATCGCTCGAACATCTGCGACACTTCAGTTAGCTGTGGATCCATTTTTTCTCTCTCTCGCAAGCTTTCGTGTTGCCGAAACAATGGAAAATTCCTTTTCTATTTTTCACTTACAGCAAAAtatataaagcaaaaaaaaaaattggaactcggctttttctttttcttttccggTTTTACCTAAACCGGTCCTGTCGGTTGGAATTGCGCTGATCAGATTGGTCGGGCTGTGGTTTTTTTAAGGATGGGTTCGAGTTAAAGGGATCATCGCCTAAGGCCCAGTTCCAGAAAAATTTCTAAGTCTAGCTCTGTTTTCGAGATAGTCAGACactaaaaaaactcattttattatttaaaaaattaaaaattgatattttatatattttttatatgatcCAAGTTGGGTCGGGTGAGCTACCCAATCCTTGGACAGGTCTTAGTTTGAATTGAATCCatataagttattaatgttatatataattatttatatctgattCAGTTTGAAATATGGattgcaaattttttatttttctttttggaaatttACAAGTACAAGTACATATACAAGTAAAATTACAATGTGTAGAATCAAACTTTTACAGCACATATGAACTAAGTGTTGTTTTATAAACTCGAAAATTTAGGTGTTGTTTAATAAACTAGAAAATTAAGGGTTGAAAATCTATGTATTGAAAATTAAACATTGAAttcaagttataaaatttgtttgatatatttcttaaaattaaaatcaagtatgGAATATGATTAGtttgtttgaaaaataaaatttttaaattttaaaggtaaattatttaaaaaataatgttaaataaatgagataatataatttttggccaCTAAACTTGACAACTAAGTTCATTTTGGTACTTATACTTTTTTTGTCCACTTTGGTCCTTAAACTTGAAAACTAGATCCATTTTGATCCCTTAACTTAGATTCTGTCAAGATTTGATGATGTGATCAGTGTTACTGGAACAAGATCAATATAATGGTCCAAATAAAGGAGTTCAACAGATTAACTAGAAAATtgcttgaaattgataaaaatcgAAATCGAGATAAAAATCGAcaattgaacaagttaaattagtttaataattttattagagttttttttatgaatttttaattatttatttaattattgttagtCTGACAATTGAACTGAttgaatcaaaaactaatgatcTGGCTTATTCAATCATCGATCCGATTATTAAAATATGGTATGTGACACAATCTAAGATTGTCACATACCATTAATGAaatcaaatgtttttttttaatgaaatcaaatgtctaatacataataattaaaataaatgttcaggttcataaaacatggaaaattaaactttaaaataaaactgattcaaagtttaaaaaatcatcatttcaaatttggatctatataaaattttctacccatgcatttaaaaataacctattcattcatttaattaaaataaatcatgAGTTGGGTCGATATAAAATTGTAGGTCAACTTTTTAGATTCGTATTTAGCCCGAAAAATGAATCTAAAATTTTGTTGAAGCCTGAcccatattaaaaatattaaacccaaGTCTGATCCGACCGtaacaaaaagaaacaaattatatttttatataaaaaaaatttaaaacatataatacatcacactaaaaatattaagaaaaaacaGCATAGGCATGTGATTTAGGTTAGGCctgagtaaaaaaaaaatttacccgaAACTAAACGGGTCttaatttttaactaaatttatttttcgaacCTATATTATTATTGAGATATTCCCACTTTTCTAACCAGCCAGATAATTCTAAGCACGATTAATTACAACTCAATTATGAAATATCCAAAAACCCATTCAACTTACATAAGTTATTTTTGGGACAAATTTCATTTAAGaaaattgggtaaaaaaaaagttatacaaaaCCATGAGCTGGTCAAACAAGTCAAGAGAACAAATTATCTTCATTAGATGTGTTTCTTGCAGCAGTGAACATAATCTCACCATATGATTAAATCTCTTGTCAGAATTTGTAAATGTAATCACAATAAATACAAGGGCATAATAGAgcttttcttcttcaatctcTCTCACTTCCATTGGttgtaagaaaagaaaaatgtttaCCTCATCcatgaatcatccaaaaacactTCATTTTTTCAGGATTATTCTGTCCCAAACTCAAAAGCTTGTAATAACCCTTCCTCTTCTTTGCTTCTTGGGTTTCTTTGTTTCTGCTTTGGTTCTTTCTGCTAATTCTAATTTATCtgcatttttttttctgaattttctGAAATTGTTGCAGCCCATGCCGAAAAGGTTCGTTAGTTTATACGGAGACGATCTATCGAATACCGTAATCGTTAAAGCTCCGACGGGGCCAGAATGGAAAGTAGAGTTGATGAAATGTGATGGTGAGATTTGGTTAGCTAATGGTTGGAAAGACTTTGCGGATTATTTCTCTTTGAAGTATGGGAACCTATTGATCTTTAGATACGAAGGTCATTCGCGGTTTTACGTGTTCATGATATTTGATCAGACTACATTCGAAATCGAATACCCGAACGGTATCGATAACCCTGATGTGGAGCTCCAAATACCGGACGTGGAAGAAGTCGGGAGTGAGGATGTGGTTGAAATAGTCAACAACGTATCGCCATCCCGGAAAACAACGGAGAAAACACGTTCTTCGCCTCGTAGGAGAACAAGAATGCAGGGAGCTACGAATGCGAAAAAATCAGAGTTTCGAATGTCAAGCAGAGATGGAAGTATAGAATATATGATGATATAAATTTACTGATTTAATATGTTCTTTTTGAGCTCAGATTTTGTTCACTATTCTTTCGAATTTGATATTACTCGACAGGTAAAATCGGTCCGGAACAGGCTGGTGGAGGCACGTCTGCTGCCCAGAGATCATCGGCATCGTCAGCTAACCATTTTGGATCGGAAAAGCCATTCTTTGTAGTTAATATACAGCCATCGTACATTACCGCATTTCATGCTGTAAGCTCTCCCCTGACGCATTGGCATTACATATTGAATATCAATTGAATGAAATCGTTTCGAGCTAATAATTGCAGAATGTTCCATTTACGTTCGCGAGAACTTATTTCACTTGGAAGGAGGCCGATGTTATCCTTAAAGATCGAGACGGTAGAACTTGGCCTATTCATCTCAAAGTATACAATAAATATCATTGCACAAGCTTTGGCCGTGGTTGGAAGGCATTTGCAATCGACAATGATTTACGAGTAGGCGATTCTTGTGCCTTTGAACAGCTAGAGGGACCCGAAATATCATTTAGGGTCACTATTTTCCGGAACCCCGAAGATTCAAATGATCGCCATACTAGCAGTACGTACAATACCTACAAGCATTACTAAGTTAAAGATTTGTATGATTTAGTGACATCTATGTATGTTTTTACTATGGCTGATCCGCGGTTCAGCTCGTGGGAGTAAAATAGGTCATGGTCGGCACAAGAGGGAATTGAATGCTCGGAGTCAGATTGAATATGATCATTCTAGTGAAGATGAAATGATTAGATATTCAAAGAGGAACAAAGGATCTCAAGTTCCGAGAAGAAAAATTAAGACCAGAGATGGTAAGTCATAAGAGATCGAAGATATTTCCGGAGTGCTATTGAATCAAAATTGCACCTAATGTTCTTACCTGCAGGAAAGTTCGATGAGGCGATGCAGAATAAGACTTCAGCACGGCGAGCTATTCAAAGGCTTCCAAGCAAAGGAACTGCCATTGCTAGAGCTCTTGAAAGAGTAAGCAAACTCAGGTCGGCTCATCCGTTGTTCAAAGTCATTATCACAACAAATTTTCTGCAGAGAGGGTTTCCGGTAAAGATCTTTTCCCCGTAAATTTGCATATTTAGCTTCATAAAGATAAAAAGGAACATAAAACTTAGCTTCAATGCATGCAGTCCTTTGAATCTCGAAATATCGAATGATACGATCATATAAAAATCTACTATTTACTTGGGAAGCAAGAAACAATCAGACATCAATCTAAGAAACCAGCATACAACTTGGCTTCAATGCCTGCAATCAGTTGATTCTCGAAATATCAAACATTTCGATCACATCAACATCTCTTACTTGCTAAACAAGCAAGCATCAATCAACCATGAATCAGAAAAACTCGCATACAGCTTAGCTTCGATGCATGCAGTCAGTTGAATCttaaaatatcaaacattttgatCATATTAGCATCTGCTATTTACTTGGGAAACAAGAAACAATCAGACATCGATCTAAGAAACTAGAATACAACCTAGCTTCGATGCCTGTAGTCagttaaatctcaaaattttgaacatttcGATCATATCAACAAATACTATTTACTTAGGAAGCAAGAATCAGCATTAAATCTAAAAAACTGACAGTTTATTAGCTTCGATGCCATCAGTTAAATCTCCAAATATCGAATGAACATTTTCTATCATATTAACGTAAACTATTTACTTATGAAGCAAGAATCAGCTATCAATCTAAAAAGACTCGCATACAACATTGCATCAATGGTGCATCAATCtcggttttctttcttttttgttcacTATCTAAGCATCATCAACCTTATGCAGAGCATCCCAGAACGCTTTTGCGACGAACACATGGAGCAAATTCCAGCAGATGTGACCCTTAAATATAAGCATAAATCATGGCGTGTAAGGATGATTATTTGCTCGGACAGGGCAAGCCGATTTAGCGTCGGCTGGCGGGCATTTGTACAGGGAAATAAGCTCAAAGTTGGAGACGTTTGTGTGTTTAAGATGATCAAGAAAACAAATATTGTTTTCGAAGTCTCCATTTTCAGAGATGGTTTAACTCTTGGTTGAACATCTGCTAAGATTCACCATGAATATGTGACTCGTTTTGTGACTCAGTAATGTATGGATAATGTACCGAGTTAGTTTTGTTTGTATAAAAATTTGTATGACGCAGTAGATGTCTCAGTTTATGCCTTCTCTTCTTGCTTGAATTTGCTAGCTGATTTAGTGTGTAAATGGCAGGATTGACAGTCAAACTGATCAAATTACCAATTCTCAATTcaaccataaaaattttaaaactaaaaaatagaaaaaaattgattaaacagGTTTTTTAGCCTGATTTTGAGTGATTTTACAAGTTAACCGATCTAACCCTTTTTTTGAATTGATACCTCAATTAGTTTCTGATCCGATCAATTAGTCTAGTCGAATTTAAATACCATTAGAAAACTAGTTCACTATAATAATGTCAATATCATAAGTTTCTTGTTTTATTAAAAGGAAAATTATACAATAAACAAAAATAAGACAATAAAGGGAAATTATACGCATCAAATAACTTCAATGAAAACAAATTACAGATGtcttatattgattttttttcataaatttattggAAAAACCTTCAATAAGTTCCTCTGTGTTAATTTTTGCTTATAAAGTTTAAAAGAGTAAAAAATGGGTCATATATTATTCAAAAAGATTATTTGAAAATGTTAAGCTCAATAATAAATTAAGTGATGACATActgtatattaaaatattaaaattttaatatagtatTGACTGACATTGTTAAATTAGATAGGATATTGAATCCTTTTGAACAATTAATATAAATGAGAATAGgcataaatcttaaattaatataaatttcatatGACTAATACCGTTATCcatatagtattattttatgcTTACCTATTAAATATACAAACAATTATATTTTCTcaacataaatataattaattttttaattaaaacataatccttcgactaaaagataaaaaaaaaaaaagagaaagcaaCTTAACTTGATTATATCCTTTAatccattcaagtattttaaacatttctttttgtttttctccacataaaatttatttaaaattgctTATTTGTTTCTCAACTTAAACTTAAAGTGGCACATTTTgtaaaattcaatcaaaatacaaatttctctcaaaaacaAATCATTTGTGCATACATACAGCAAATCAAATTTCTTATATAACATTAcacaaaatttatgtatattttgAGAATCatcccaaaataattttttttttctaaactttgtaaaatttaaaaaaaaattgaaaaatagttgaaacgatttgattttttttctagatAAGTGATTTGAGGATTTTATTCAACTCTATAtagattttatttaaaagttacaaattaatcataatttttgtCCAACATCGAACAGAAATTTCATCATCTAAGCCTCACATCAAAGTTCAAACTACATGCTAAATGCTATGAAATGAAACATTTTCTATCATCAGGAAAAACTCAGAACTACAATATATACAGTACAGACACTGATGGCAAATGGAGTAAAAACTGTTTTTCGAGATTAGGAAAAAGGGGGAGGGAGGTGTTCAGACTCATTGGACCATGGCAAGGCGAGAATCATACCTGTATATTTCCAAGACCATCTTGTCATTTCTCCTCAAACTCGACGTCGATAATTTCTGGTTCGGACTTTCTTGAACCGGTGCGCCTACTATCTCTGCCAAAGAAGTCTCCTTCTGGTTGCCATACAATGTTTCCACAGCTTGCACAGCGTATCATTTGGTTTTTATAACCAGCAAACTGTTTCCTACAAGCTGGACAAGCACCCTGTCcgatttttatcataaaaaaggTCAGTTTGCCATTTTAAACGATGTTTTATTGGTAAAATAAAGTTGGTTGAATGTAATGAACAAAATTCTGCAATGAAGaaggttttaaaaaatatttggaaTGGTATCGTGAATATATGCACCCTAGTTTGCTTCTGCAATCAAATTCCCTTTTCAAACCATATACAAAGTCAAAAAATCTACTCAAATACAATACACCATTCTAGTAAAACTAGCACTATCTTATGCCCCAAAATCATCCTATACTTGAAGAACTCACTAGCATAACATGCAAGAAGTTGCAATCTAATTTAACTGTAATCGTAAAAGATATAGTTTAAGAAGGAGCTACTTTAACTGTAATCATCAGAATAGCAAGTACAATAAATGGAAGACTAGACTTTGAGTTTAACCCTATTGTTCCATATGTTACAGATAGACACTACGTAGTATCACCTTTTACGGGGATGAAAAGCaaggaaaataaacaaattttacaaaGAATCACATATGTTACAGAAAGTCATCGCTTTTATCTTGCATTTATCTGTGCCATATTATAGCAATAAGTGATAGCTGATACCTTAATAACAAGACTATTGGCAATAGTCCCGATGAGAAGAGGCCCAGCAAATGGTAGTATCCACATGGCAAATATTAAGAATCGAAAAAGCCAACCGGATAATGCAAACCAGAGGAAGAAAATCATCTGCAGATGGATGAAAAAAACTCTACATGAAATGAGGTAGCAAACGAACTATAACTAATTACCAAAGCACACAATACAATATATCCAGATCCTATCCAAGGttaagaatttcaaaagaaattcaCTCTCATTTTCTCCGCACTGAAGCAAAACAcctttaaaagattaaatttatagGAGAAAGATTTGGGGAATGAGAATCATAAGCATATTACCCAGAACAGATTAATATACGCAGAACCTAACTCAAATGCAAGGCCACCTATACAAACTTGTGTACAAGTGACATGACATGTAAAACCACATAACACTCACCTTACATTTAGGCCCAAAACAACAAATACGAATAATATGAATATCCCATGGATTCCAAAATGAAGGCAACTAGCAACTTGGACATATTAACTATTCAACCAAAACCTGACTTACAGTAGACATAAAGCTCAACTTGGATACAAGCAATCTTAAAACCCAATGACAGTGATGTCAGATATCCGCTGCTTAATAGACATAAGTTGTTCATCCTCTTTAATTCATAAGAGATAATGAAAACATGATATCGAGTATTGCAAATCAAACCCCTTTAACTTTTAAGGATTTTTTTCCTCACTACAACCCATGTTAACATCATATTTCTTTCATACTAGAATCACTgttaaaccaaaaacaaaaggGGGGTGGATGAACATATGGTTTAGTTATCATAAATGCTCTGCAGAAATTTTTTCTTTTGGCTATGCTTTCTAGATTTCTTGGATATAAAATGCAATGAACATTTCGAAAGATAAAACATTCAAGGATACAACTTTCATGGAAATAAAAATGCATGACTTACTTCAAATTAAAGAACAATCTTTGGATTAATCCTTGTATCATAGCAAAATACAcaattctttttatcaaattagtacAAAATTTTGAAGTTCGCTATTTCTTTTGCATTATTGGAGTTCTTTTAGGAGCAACAAGTAACAAAGAAATGGAGCCTACAAAAATAACTcaagaaaataagtaaaattgaTATTTGGCCTAATCTTACTTACAGCAAAACTTCTTCCTAATGGAGTTTCTAAGAAATCATTCAGCTGCTTCCTGTACTGCAACCATATCCAAAAATCCTCAAACaaaatgttagtataaaaattCCAAATGAATAAAAGAAGTTCAATTCTAGaccaagaaataaaataaaacacgaaCCCTAGGCCAATTCCTACGAAAATCCATAGTAGATGTTCGCCAACGGATTCCAATCTCGAACTCCCGGTCGAGCTCACGAGCACGGTCAGTGGCGGATTGAACGACGGAGGAGATTCGGCGGGAAACGGAGTACTGGCGGTCTAACCGTTCAGCGGTTTTTTTAGCTTCGAAGACGAATTGCTCGAAGCGGTCGTTGGCCGTTCGCCAAGCGTCCTTCAAGGCCTCGCCGGAGGCCACGCGGCGAGCGAAGGTGTCGAAGTCGCTCCGCCTAAAGGATTGGACTATTAAAGGACGCCGCCGCTGAGGAAGCGGAGGCCGTCGCTGAAGCGTCATCGAATGCCATGCCGTCGACGGCAGAGCTGTAGACATCACTTAGAATTTCAGattctttttctgtttttctgGCTTTCCATTTTATATTCATTatcatataaaattatattttatatttgttatcgaattatttatttaacaagtattttaataaaactatttattaattaattatatcttcttttatatttcctatcaaatttattttttaacaaagtATTTTCATAagatttattaatttatgaattagatcatttttattagtaataaatttttttgttatatttataaaaaaacaaaaaaaacgtTTGGTTGGTTAAATCATATTAAAAGTAATGCATAGAATAATGTTTTAAGTATATCAATTAaacttattttctaattttttttaaataaaagatttaTTACTGCAATTCTCTGGTAATAGAATACATCCACAAATATAAATACATACCCGAGCAATTACACTATAGAATCAAACTAATATAAAGTACAATAAATTAAGAAGTAAAAAGAATCGAACAAAATCCATACATAGCATACGCGCATAATATGATTGAAGAAGCATATGTGACAATTATGCACAGTAATACTTGAATTTGATATTTGtaatgtttcaaaatattttttatattataaatatccGAGCCTCATCATATGCAATTGATTGAAAATAACTTTAAACTCAAATTGATTGTAGTAGAAAATTATCTAAACCCAAACTTAACCCGaaagaaaacatataaaaaatctttaaaaaaaccCCAATTAAGCTAATCTATCATCTCAAAGGATGTCAATTAAGCCTTAACTTAATTGATAAAATAGTTATTACAATAATTAGTAAGACACAATTTAAGGGTTGAAAGGTTATGCCTAGAAATAGGTAttctataaaaaaagaaaatgtaattttgaccCATAAACTTGATAATTAGGTTCACTTTAGTACCTGTATTAAAGGGGAtaatagaatttttggtctactTTAGCACTTCAACTTAAATATTAAGTCAATTTTGGTTCTTAAACTTGTAAAATATAAAGTGTGATGAGTTAACACTCTGAGATTGTACCAcattattacttaaaattttatataattttttaagtgttTATGTGGTATAATTTTAATGTCATGTTCAGTATTTTCATAATTAGACCGGTGATTGAACAAGTTAGATCATTGATTCTCAATTCAATAAGTTCGATCAAcgaaccaaaaataaataattaaaaattcataaatttttttaaaaaataaaattatatcaaaactgattcaatctatttaactgttgattttttaaaaaaaaattagtttttattaatttcaaagaAAATTTTCGAACCATTATCGGTCCGTCAACTTTCAAAGGCGTACTGtataaattatccaaaaaaattaaagaaaattaaaaataaataaataaataaacgacATCATAAACACAGTCTCGCGGATCTT
This is a stretch of genomic DNA from Gossypium hirsutum isolate 1008001.06 unplaced genomic scaffold, Gossypium_hirsutum_v2.1 scaffold_252, whole genome shotgun sequence. It encodes these proteins:
- the LOC107909072 gene encoding uncharacterized protein, which produces MSTALPSTAWHSMTLQRRPPLPQRRRPLIVQSFRRSDFDTFARRVASGEALKDAWRTANDRFEQFVFEAKKTAERLDRQYSVSRRISSVVQSATDRARELDREFEIGIRWRTSTMDFRRNWPRYRKQLNDFLETPLGRSFAMIFFLWFALSGWLFRFLIFAMWILPFAGPLLIGTIANSLVIKGACPACRKQFAGYKNQMIRCASCGNIVWQPEGDFFGRDSRRTGSRKSEPEIIDVEFEEK
- the LOC107909071 gene encoding B3 domain-containing transcription factor VRN1 isoform X2, whose translation is MFTSSMNHPKTLHFFRIILSQTQKLPMPKRFVSLYGDDLSNTVIVKAPTGPEWKVELMKCDGEIWLANGWKDFADYFSLKYGNLLIFRYEGHSRFYVFMIFDQTTFEIEYPNGIDNPDVELQIPDVEEVGSEDVVEIVNNVSPSRKTTEKTRSSPRRRTRMQGATNAKKSEFRMSSRDGSKIGPEQAGGGTSAAQRSSASSANHFGSEKPFFVVNIQPSYITAFHANVPFTFARTYFTWKEADVILKDRDGRTWPIHLKVYNKYHCTSFGRGWKAFAIDNDLRVGDSCAFEQLEGPEISFRVTIFRNPEDSNDRHTSTRGSKIGHGRHKRELNARSQIEYDHSSEDEMIRYSKRNKGSQVPRRKIKTRDGKFDEAMQNKTSARRAIQRLPSKGTAIARALERVSKLRSAHPLFKVIITTNFLQRGFPSIPERFCDEHMEQIPADVTLKYKHKSWRVRMIICSDRASRFSVGWRAFVQGNKLKVGDVCVFKMIKKTNIVFEVSIFRDGLTLG
- the LOC107909070 gene encoding 26S proteasome non-ATPase regulatory subunit 8 homolog A, producing the protein MDPQLTEVSQMFERFKAAFIRKDFDSCANLLSQLKVLLTKFRSLPPLFENTPNSVNEVLLAREIYEHAVVLSVKIEDQDAFERDFFQLKPYYTDAGSRLPPSQQEYLILGLNLLRLLVQNRIAEFHTELELLSATALENPCIKHAVELEQSFMEGAYNRVLSARQNAPHETYVYFMDLLAKTVRDEIAGCSEKAYDYLSINDARQMLLFSSDQELLEYIKEEHPDWEVKNGSVYFQKAKDSAPCKEIPSLQLINQTLSYARELERIV
- the LOC107909071 gene encoding B3 domain-containing transcription factor VRN1 isoform X1, producing MFTSSMNHPKTLHFFRIILSQTQKLVITLPLLCFLGFFVSALVLSANSNLSAFFFLNFLKLLQPMPKRFVSLYGDDLSNTVIVKAPTGPEWKVELMKCDGEIWLANGWKDFADYFSLKYGNLLIFRYEGHSRFYVFMIFDQTTFEIEYPNGIDNPDVELQIPDVEEVGSEDVVEIVNNVSPSRKTTEKTRSSPRRRTRMQGATNAKKSEFRMSSRDGSKIGPEQAGGGTSAAQRSSASSANHFGSEKPFFVVNIQPSYITAFHANVPFTFARTYFTWKEADVILKDRDGRTWPIHLKVYNKYHCTSFGRGWKAFAIDNDLRVGDSCAFEQLEGPEISFRVTIFRNPEDSNDRHTSTRGSKIGHGRHKRELNARSQIEYDHSSEDEMIRYSKRNKGSQVPRRKIKTRDGKFDEAMQNKTSARRAIQRLPSKGTAIARALERVSKLRSAHPLFKVIITTNFLQRGFPSIPERFCDEHMEQIPADVTLKYKHKSWRVRMIICSDRASRFSVGWRAFVQGNKLKVGDVCVFKMIKKTNIVFEVSIFRDGLTLG